In Juglans regia cultivar Chandler chromosome 13, Walnut 2.0, whole genome shotgun sequence, the DNA window TCAGTTACATACAGTCCACAGGAACTGTAGCATCCCTGATCTCTCCACAGCGAACAGCTCGATTTTGATATTCATGCTAAAAGACCAGTGACCACAAAAACACAGCAAGGGTACAGATCTTTTGGTTCTCTATATAGTATTGTCCAGCAGGACCGGCACAAAGATGCATGAAATTGATGGCCTATCTCCCTTCACCATTCTAGCAATCTCTTGCGTTTATACAAGGCAATAGCAAAGACATATAAGAATATGCTTCCAGCAGTGCTTCCCCCAATAGTCCACATGAACTTTTTTGGCCCTAATACCTGATCCTTGAACAACTCTATTCTGATGTTCATTCCCATAATGCCAGCCACAACAACAAAGGAACTCAGCACAAGAGTTGCTGTTGATAACATGACCCCCATTTGCAGGAGATGGTTCTGTTTGTCGTCCAGCATTATGTTGATGTAGTCCTCTGTGTCGTCTACGTACTCCCTCAGCTTCCAAGAGACAACCACCAGAAAAGAATGAGGTATGCTAACAATGGAAAAGTCAATCGAATGCATGCttgaaataaaagaaaccaCAACAGAGAtttgtttttagagaaataCCAAATTATTTTGCCACGAGAACAATTGTTTTTGAACTATGTTGGTGCCTATGTTTataagaaagggaaagagaaaaCCCGTAAGAGAAAATTGAGTGGTAAAATGGGTTTGCATACCGTGGTTAATGTtatgaggtggcttgaatcagatggaacagtgcatgtgtcgtaggttcactcgagcgaaggttcacttggctcaagcgaagtaagtcagagagtgttcgctcgaccctcgctcgacaccaagctcgagcgagatcaagtcagagagtttcgagagcttcgctcaaccctcgctcgacatgcagctcgagcgagatcaagtcacagagtgttcgctcgacctcgctcgacacccagcttgagcgagatcaagtcagagagtttcgagagcttcaCTCGACCCTCGCTTGAGTgttagctcgagcgaagtacagaaaacctacgttcgctcgacactcgctcgagtgttcgctcgagccaatgttcacagaagtgaacatttctgttcctataaataccaaacggcgcccacttctTAGATAACttcagaaaatcactttttgtcttgtttttagtgttttcttgagagggAAGTtctagagtgagttttgagagataacttccttgtgaagttttgttgtattcatctgtactccatctctgttgatagtgaaatcttcgataccgaccccaccagtggacgtaggctcattttgagtcgaaccacttaattcttggtgttctttctgtgtgattgtcatcttttctttcgtttagttccgctactatacttcgagttagtcttagatatacagttattcccaacagttAATTTGTTTAGTGTACCGTCAATTTGCACAAAATATGACTCCAAGACCATTTCGAGCTCCTTTACATCAAGGTTCTTGTTCCCACCACTGTGACTAGTGCTAGTTCGGTTCCCACCAGGGTTGTCAGGGTTATGTCCACCTTTGTAAACATTGGAACACCCACCAGTTTGCAAAGATATTTCGGGAGGCATCATCCTGATAAAATGCAATGGGAAATTCTAGATGCGACAGAAGCCAATAGAAGGTtgtaatttataagataaaaatgagACTTATTTAGTTACGTGCCTATCATGCATATCTGATTGAGAGGCTTCATCAACCATTTCATCTATCTCATTCATTGAGGAATCAGAAGAATCTTCTAGGTTTTGATGAACCAACTTTTCTGTCAAATACATTTCAGCcatatcttcttcatcatctagCAAGTTTTCTAATTCATCCCTTACCTGAACCATCATGAGCATGAGTACCACAATTAAAAGCAAATATGCAAATATGGAATACAACAGTGTGGTTCTATTGTTCTGCCATCCAAACTATATACGAACAACCATGTACAAGGCGTTATCATCTTAACTGATTGATAAAATGCATATTGGTTCTCAATCCTAACACAACAAATTAACCTTTTGAACACGTCCGGTTATAGCAACCAAGCGGCTTTTAATATGGCGAACACGGTCCAAATTGAGAGTACTAATCGTTGAAGTCAGCTTATCTAACGCAGAATTAGCCTCCTGATCCAACGTCCTTGCCTAGTTAGGTGACAACGGAGAGGAAATAAAAGTAAGCTATATCAgacacacacagacacacacaagCTGACACGCAAGAAAAAACTATCAAATGGAAAAGGGAATAACATTTACTTCGGTTTCTAAGCAACTGCAAGCAGCCTCGAGGCATGCCTCCAATGCAACAAACTCAAATGGAAGAACTGCTGATCCATCTTGATTCTCAATGTCACGCTTCCCCTCCACCTTACTGGACTCATCTCGATTCTCAGACACCCTTGACTCATGCGGTATATCTAGTTCATACAAATTCTTCCCGTTTGAACCATCACCATTGCCCTCCTGAAAAAGCAACACATTAAATAACAAAAGCTacaaaaagaaacaataaaccagcacaaagaaaagaaaaggaggtcTGGTCTACTCCTCAAGTACTGTCTAAAAGCCATATTGGTCTAgtaatcaacttttttttttagacaaagTCTAGTAATCAACTTGAATCATAGGTTGAACCTATGATGTTATTACAATCTTTAAATATTAAGgacaaaataaacagaaaatgaTTTGAACTTAGGATGAAACTCAAACACGTGGCTAACTAATAGAAAGAGGATATAGCTAGCACGTTAGCTACGAATTAAACCATATGTGGCCGGCAAAACTAAATGCGTAGCACACGTGTCATACATGATTGATGGCATGGACGAAATGATGATATTAAGGAGAGGCAAACTGACAAAgtatatctaaattaattaataacgaAAACGAAACTAAGGGAACCTTACGAAATCATTGACTAGGATAGATACCTCCAACCAACCAACTTGATATTTAGATGCGTGGTGGTGACTCAGAAGACACCTCTGGAGCTCCTCTATAAAGGGAGTTACAGATGGGTCTCGCAAATTCAGCAAAAGAACCTCATGAGCCGTAATTATGGCTTTTACATGCTCCAGATTGATCACGATCGCCCTCTCACGGCCTAGAATGGTTGATGGGTAGGAGAGAATTGGGTCGAGGATCCGGAGGTCTCGGGCGGGGAGACCCGTGCGGCGCATGATGGCATGCTTCCCGGCTTCCACCACATGCGCCTTTCCCATTGTATCCACCACCATCCAGGCCCGAATCCCGGTTCCCTTTTTTCTTAGCCACGTGGAGGTGGTCAGTACCTGCTCTGGGCTGTCTTCTGATTGCCCAATGTCGTCGTAAAGATCACAACCgctcatctctctttctctcttccccgGTGTCTCTGTGTTTCTTAGTGGGTACTAACTCCAACAAAGAGGCTACAATAAGCAGATGAGAGGGAGTGCCAGGTTGCAACTGAACAAGATGGCACCGTGTCTGGTTAATACCAGAGAGCAAAAGTATGATGTGTGTGACTATAAAGtcaagatttttgtttttattgaggTAGATTGTATCTGGAttttgagtatttgaagtaagTAATCAATTAAGGAAAACCTTTGCTAAACAAAATAGTAACAATTCTTTTCATACTTTTGCAAGTACTTGCCTGAATTAAAAGTTGGGCTACTAAGTGGGACAGCCCAAAATAGGTAGCACGAAGCCCAAAGTTGATGGTTGATGTGGGTGAGTGCCTGGTTTCAACTTATGGCTATTGGGCTGAAATCATCCATGTAAGCGGAGccgatttatttaattactggTCTTAAAACCAAAGTTTTTTCATAGATTCTGAAATCAATCAAGTTTACTGAAATTCAGTCCAAAAACTATTGGGTGGTGGTTCACGCGTGTAATTTCATGCTTCAGTTTTCATAGTTTTTATTTCGAGTATGTTTCTcgttagttttttaattaatttaattaaagaactGACAACACACAGCAAATCGACTACCCGACGATCAAGGAGCCACGACCACATTTTCtcatgcttttatttttggaacTTGTACGTACTTGTCCAATTATtacataataattagaaaaacgAGCTCACTCTAATGAGAAAGAAGCCGTTTGATCATAATTTGGAGCTACAATTCTCACTATAAAAAGTAATAAGCAAACCATCTATCGATCATGGCAAGGCATTCCTTAGGCTTGTA includes these proteins:
- the LOC109008380 gene encoding magnesium transporter MRS2-3-like codes for the protein MSGCDLYDDIGQSEDSPEQVLTTSTWLRKKGTGIRAWMVVDTMGKAHVVEAGKHAIMRRTGLPARDLRILDPILSYPSTILGRERAIVINLEHVKAIITAHEVLLLNLRDPSVTPFIEELQRCLLSHHHASKYQVGWLEEGNGDGSNGKNLYELDIPHESRVSENRDESSKVEGKRDIENQDGSAVLPFEFVALEACLEAACSCLETEARTLDQEANSALDKLTSTISTLNLDRVRHIKSRLVAITGRVQKVRDELENLLDDEEDMAEMYLTEKLVHQNLEDSSDSSMNEIDEMVDEASQSDMHDRHVTK